The proteins below come from a single Hemitrygon akajei chromosome 2, sHemAka1.3, whole genome shotgun sequence genomic window:
- the LOC140722070 gene encoding zinc-binding protein A33-like, with translation MVTDDDTMFSTICHPSGTFIPQTAAPQVDHRGTAGVQQLPESERTLNPEVNMASKGQVESLTEEAICPICLEFFTDPVILECGHNFCRSCITRCWEREERNSCPECREEFADRTLRVNRALANLSEKARKLNLNPKEKESKLHCEKHGEELKLFCETDETLICLICATAREHKSHNFMPVTEAVEIYKGRVKSSLDSLTEKKSDFEEMEQQQKEKISGVREQSHSLQSQITSHFAELRRVLTEKEQRALRDLREEEERILNPMEKNLREIQENLNSIQEEISKLQERMDKQENITFLTEEAHRKRRSSDEDRTLSVTDGALLVEKFYHPYLFDTALGEHLDSIKRVSVTLDVETVNPELEVSENRKSVRRTGTRRDLPDTGKRFTVWRCVLGSEGFTSGRHYWEVEVTGNRGWGLGVAAESVKRKGGVTLSPETGFWIIARFDDVMRVYTSPLSRLPADPITGRVGVYLSYESGTVSFYNAETKSHLHTFTENKFTEKLYPFFWTIYKNEWLRICSGSAPGL, from the exons ATGGTCACTGATGACGACACAatgttcagcaccatctgccACCCCTCAG GAACATTCATTCCCCAGACTGCAGCGCCCCAGGTGGACCACCGCGGTACCGCAGGcgttcagcagctccccgaaagtgaaaggacCCTGAACCCGgaagttaacatggcttcgaaaggacaggtcgagagtttaaccgaggaggcaatttgtcccatctgcctggagttCTTCACCGacccggttatactggagtgtggacacaacttctgccgctcctgcatcacacggtgttgggaaagggaggagagaaactcctgcccggaatgtagagaggagtttgcggaccgcaccctcagggtcaaTCGGGCCTTGGCAAATCTGTCTGAGAAAGCTCGaaaactaaacctgaatccgaaagagaaggaaagtaaacttcactgcgagaaacatggggaagaactgaagctgttttgtgagacGGACGAGACACTGATCTGCCTGATCTGTGCGACTGCGCGGGAACACAAGTCTCACAACTTCATGCCGGTTACCGAAGCCGttgaaatctacaag GGTCGGgttaaatcttccttagactctctcactgaaaagaaatcagacttcgaGGAAATGGAGcaacaacagaaagagaagatttctggaGTTCGG gaacagtcacacagtcttCAGTCCCAGATCACATCCcattttgctgaactgcgccgggttctcactgagaaagagcagcgtgcactccgagatctcagggaagaagaggagaggattctgaatccaatggagaaaaatcttcgagagattcaagagaatttaaattccatccaggaggaaatctcaaagttacaGGAACGGATGGATAAACAAGAAAATATCACATTCCTCACG gaggaagctcatcggAAGAGGAG GAGCAGTGATGAAGACAGGACATTGTCAGTGACAGACGGTGCCCTGTTGGTTGAAAAATTCTATCACCCCTATTTGTTCGACACGGCATTGGGAGAACACCTGGACAGCATTAAGCGAG tctctgtcaccctggatgtggaaacggtgAATCCggagctcgaggtgtctgagaatcggaagagtgtgagacggaccgggacccggagggatctccctgacaccgggaagaggttCACAGTCTGGcgttgtgtgctgggatcggagggattcacatcggggagacattactgggaggtggaggtgacggggaatcggggctggggtctgggagtcgccgcagagtctgtgaagaggaagggaggggtcacactgagtccggagaccggattctggatcatcgCGCGGTTTGATGACGTGATGCGGGTTTACACCTCCCCTttgtcccgtctccctgccgatCCCATcaccgggagggtgggagtttatctcagttacgagtccgggacagtttcattttacaacgcggagaccaagtcccatctccacaccttcaccgagaataaattcacggagaaactttatcctttcttctggaCTATCTATAAAAacgagtggctgagaatctgctccggttccgctccgggtctgtaa